In Erigeron canadensis isolate Cc75 chromosome 6, C_canadensis_v1, whole genome shotgun sequence, the following are encoded in one genomic region:
- the LOC122604225 gene encoding uncharacterized protein LOC122604225, whose amino-acid sequence MLDYDLAICQDEPAAITEPSTREQKAAYDRWEKANRLSFMLVKNTIHLSIRGEIPDSDRVKEYLKSVEDHFKGSLKALASNLMLQMLTLKYDGSSGVREHIMKMTDMANKLKSLEMEVSDNFLVHFILTSLPARFDTFKVNYNAMKDKW is encoded by the coding sequence ATGTTAGATTACGACCTTGCCATTTGTCAGGATGAACCTGCTGCCATTACCGAGCCATCCACTAGGGAGCAGAAGGCGGCTTATGATAGATGGGAAAAGGCGAATCGCTTATCATTTATGCTGGTCAAGAATACAATCCACCTCAGCATCCGAGGAGAAATTCCTGATTCTGACAGGGTGAAGGAATACCTCAAATCTGTAGAGGATCATTTCAAGGGATCATTGAAGGCGCTGGCAAGTAATTTGATGTTGCAAATGCTTACTCTGAAATATGATGGTAGCAGTGGTGTTCGTGAACACATTATGAAGATGACTGACATGGCTAATAAGCTTAAGAGCCTTGAAATGGAAGTGTCGGATAACTTTCTTGTGCACTTCATATTGACATCCTTACCTGCTCGTTTTGACACCTTCAAAGTGAATTACAATGCTATGAAGGATAAGTGGTAA
- the LOC122602788 gene encoding probable cyclic nucleotide-gated ion channel 20, chloroplastic, producing the protein MDDSGKDDVPMLSRRNWHSVRHDRKVSHMNRSVTISIPMTKLESVSGETNHVGLSGPLRSDKKAQQEQAEQEQTLNHQRVVNDNVANKLPWQLVYGGAKRWGQRAQEKLSLMKQSTCGVMNPHSKAVQQWNKFIVISCIFAIIMDPMFFYTISTNKEHKCIVINWPMTKVIVVLRSMTDFIYFLHMLLQFRLAFVSPESGVVGAGDLVDHPKKIALHYLSGKFFTDLFIVLPLPQIIVLTFLPHSIGSSMPTAILVQYIPRLFRFLPLLVAQYPTNVIYESAWSSFLINLLTIGLVGHVVGSCWYLFGLQRVNQCLRYACHHSGFLNCKKLIDSGYESFRSSESDTTWNDWKQNVNSTACFEEDSFPYGIYVKAVNLTAESSIIRRYIYSFFWGFQQISTMAGNLVPSYFEGEVIFTIIIVGLGLLLFAVLFVKMQSFLQALGRRELEMSLRRRDLEQWMNRRHLPMHLRIKVRQSEEYNWASTQGVNEENLMENLPEDLQRDIRHHLFEFIKKVRIFAAMDEPILDAICERLRQKTYVQGGTPLYEGGIITKMVFIVRGKMESVGEDGKKVPLSEGDSCGEELLMWCLEQSSDNGDTRNQRKLGYRLLSKRTVKCLTNVEAFILKAADLEEVTTLFAGFLRSHRVQLAIRNESPYEQGKAATTIQVKWRYIKKKLCGTNTSKRGTLLPSKFK; encoded by the exons aTGGATGATAGTGGAAAGGATGATGTACCAATGTTGTCAAGAAGAAATTGGCATTCTGTCAGACACGATCGAAAAGTTTCGCACATGAACAGAAGTGTTACAATATCCATCCCAATGACCAAGCTTGAGTCGGTTTCTGGTGAAACAAATCATGTTGGCTTATCAGGTCCCTTACGTAGTGATAAAAAAGCTCAACAAGAGCAAGCGGAACAAGAACAGACTCTTAACCATCAACGGGTGGTTAATGACAATGTAGCAAACAAACTTCCCTGG CAGCTTGTGTATGGAGGTGCAAAGAGATGGGGCCAACGGGCTCAAGAAAAGCTATCCTTAATGAAACAATCTACATGTGGGGTAATGAATCCACACAGCAAAGCTGTTCAGCAGTGGAACAAATTCATTGTCATCTCTTGCATATTCGCCATTATCATGGACCCCATGTTCTTTTACACGATATCAACGAATAAG GAGCATAAGTGTATTGTAATTAATTGGCCTATGACAAAAGTCATTGTGGTTCTCAGGAGCATGACagactttatttattttttgcacATGCTTCTTCAG TTCAGGCTAGCATTTGTTTCTCCTGAATCAGGAGTTGTAGGTGCTGGAGATTTGGTAGATCATCCTAAGAAAATTGCGTTACATTACCTTTCTGGAAAATTTTTTACCGACTTATTCATTGTTTTACCCCTTCCGCAG ATCATAGTATTAACATTCCTACCACATTCCATTGGGTCTTCTATGCCGACAGCTATTCTAGTTCAGTACATTCCCAGGTTATTCCGGTTTTTGCCTCTCCTTGTTGCCCAGTATCCAACTAATGTCATATATGAGTCAGCATGGTCCAGCTTTCTCATCAATCTTCTGACAATTGGCTTGGTTGGTCATGTTGTTGGGTCGTGCTGGTATCTCTTTGGGTTACAG AGAGTAAATCAGTGCCTTCGATATGCTTGTCATCATTCTGGATTTCTAAATTGCAAGAAGCTTATAGATTCTGGGTATGAAAGTTTTAGGAGCTCTGAATCAGATACAACATGGAATGACTGGAAGCAAAATGTAAATTCCACTGCTTGTTTTGAGGAGGACAGTTTCCCCTATGGAATTTATGTTAAAGCTGTCAATCTCACAGCCGAAAGTAGTATAATCAGAagatatatatactcttttttcTGGGGATTTCAG CAAATCAGCACAATGGCTGGCAATCTAGTTCCAAGTTATTTTGAAGGGGAAGTTATCTTTACCATTATAATTGTTGGGCTTGGACTTTTACTTTTTGCTGTTCTTTTTGTGAAAATGCAGAGCTTTCTTCAAGCTCTTGGACGCAG ggAACTAGAAATGTCACTTAGACGACGTGATCTTGAGCAATGGATGAACCGCAGACACTTGCCAATGCACCTACGGAT AAAAGTTCGACAGTCAGAGGAATATAATTGGGCTTCTACCCAAGGGGTTAATGAAGAAAATCTAATGGAAAATTTGCCTGAAGACCTGCAAAGAGATATACGCCATCACCTATTTGAGTTTATTAAGAAA GTCCGGATATTTGCGGCAATGGATGAACCAATCTTAGATGCAATATGTGAAAGGCTGAGGCAAAAAACATATGTTCAAGGAGGTACACCTTTATATGAAGGAGGGATTATCACGAAAATGGTATTTATTGTAAGGGGAAAGATGGAGAGCGTAGGAGAAGATGGGAAAAAAGTTCCACTGTCAGAGGGAGACTCATGTGGTGAAGAACTTCTCATGTGGTGCCTTGAACAATCCTCTGATAATGGAG ATACAAGAAACCAGAGAAAACTAGGATATAGACTGCTCAGCAAGAGGACGGTGAAATGCTTAACAAATGTAGAGGCATTTATTCTAAAGGCTGCGGATCTAGAAGAAGTCACCACCCTTTTTGCAGGATTCTTAAGGAGTCATCGCGTTCAGCTTGCCATAAG GAATGAATCTCCATATGAGCAAGGTAAAGCAGCAACCACTATCCAGGTGAAGTGGAGATACATAAAGAAGAAGCTATGCGGTACAAACACCTCAAAGCGTGGTACTCTCCTTCCCTCAAAGTTCAAGTAG